The genome window ACGCTGTCGCCGCACACGATCGCGCGACTGGGCGTACGCCGCACGTTCCAGTTGCCGTCGATGCCCGCGCGCATGTCGGTGCTCGAACTCGCGATGGCGGCTTCGTCCGCCCGCCACGGCATCGCCGCCGCCCTCTGGCGCGGCCGTGCGACGCGCGCGCTCGACGCCGATACCCGTGCACGCGCCGCCGCGTTGCTGGACGAACTGAAACTGTCCGGCGTCGCGCACCTCTCCGCCGCGTCGATTTCCGGCGGCCAGAAGAAGCTGCTGGGCATCGCGTGCGCGATGATGACCGAGCCCAAACTGCTGCTGCTCGACGAGCCGACCGCCGGTGTGCACCCGAACCTGCGCGGCGAACTGATCGACGAGTTGCAACGGATTCGTAAAACGGGCGTCACGCTGGTCGTCATCGAGCACGACATGCATTTCATCCGCGAGCTGTGCGATCGCTGCATCGTACTCGACCGTGGCGTGACGATTGCGAACTGCCGGCCGGCCGAGCTGGAGCGCAACCGTCGCGTACTCGACGCGTATCTCGGGCGTGCCCATGCCGCCCCTCGTCCGCTGGAGGCGTCATGATCGACGTGCGCGAACTCGTCGCCGGCTATACGCCCGAAGTCGACATCCTGCATGGCGTGTCGCTCGCGGTCGGCGCCATCGACATCGTGACGATCCTCGGCCCGAACGGCTGCGGAAAATCGACGCTGCTGAAGGCGATCGCGGGCTTCGTGCTGCCGCGCGCGGGCAGTGTGACGATCCAGGGCACGGACGTGGCACGCGTGCCGGTTCATCGAAAGATCCGCGAGTACGGGATCGGCTTCGTGCCGCAGACCGACAACGTGTTCGCGTCGCTGACCGTGCGGGAAAACCTGATGCTCGGCGGCCAGTCGATGTCCGCGTTTCCGCGCGAGGCGCGGATCGACGAGCTGTGCGAGCAGTACCCGGTCCTG of Burkholderia sp. NRF60-BP8 contains these proteins:
- a CDS encoding ABC transporter ATP-binding protein produces the protein MIDVRELVAGYTPEVDILHGVSLAVGAIDIVTILGPNGCGKSTLLKAIAGFVLPRAGSVTIQGTDVARVPVHRKIREYGIGFVPQTDNVFASLTVRENLMLGGQSMSAFPREARIDELCEQYPVLRRRYRSLAGALSGGERQIVSLARALMPRPVLLLLDEPSAGLSPKMVDEVFDAIVRMRDTEHIGVLMVEQNAIEALRIADRGIVLTMGRVALEGSAAALLDSDEMRRLYLGGRAA
- a CDS encoding ABC transporter ATP-binding protein gives rise to the protein MSALLDLDGVTIRYGENVVLSGVTLSVDGGEIVGLLGPNGSGKSTALNAITGFAPLAAGAIRFDGRRIDTLSPHTIARLGVRRTFQLPSMPARMSVLELAMAASSARHGIAAALWRGRATRALDADTRARAAALLDELKLSGVAHLSAASISGGQKKLLGIACAMMTEPKLLLLDEPTAGVHPNLRGELIDELQRIRKTGVTLVVIEHDMHFIRELCDRCIVLDRGVTIANCRPAELERNRRVLDAYLGRAHAAPRPLEAS